From Saccharothrix espanaensis DSM 44229, the proteins below share one genomic window:
- a CDS encoding GntR family transcriptional regulator, translating to MLETSPASGVDARSRAQREPKYWGLKRHLLDLLRALPPGSPIPTERSLAAEFDVSRTTVRQALAELTVEGRLLRVQGKGTFAAEPKVAQRLQLSSYTEDMKAQGRQPSSRLIEASEMPAEAELARLLGVRAGAKVLRLHRLRLADGEPMAIETTHLALGRFRGLRRYLAPGASLYQVLRERFGVEMGHAEETIETALASPEEAELLGADIGLPMLLLSRHSFDTEGNPVEWVRSVYRGDRYKFVATLNRPVD from the coding sequence ATGCTGGAGACGAGCCCTGCATCTGGCGTCGACGCCAGGTCTCGCGCGCAGCGCGAGCCGAAGTACTGGGGACTCAAGCGGCACCTGCTCGACCTGCTGCGCGCGTTGCCACCGGGATCACCGATCCCGACCGAGCGTTCGCTGGCGGCCGAGTTCGACGTGTCGCGGACCACGGTCAGGCAAGCGCTTGCGGAACTCACGGTCGAGGGCCGGTTGCTGCGTGTGCAGGGAAAAGGCACGTTCGCGGCGGAACCCAAGGTGGCGCAACGCCTTCAGTTGTCGTCGTACACAGAGGACATGAAAGCCCAGGGCAGGCAGCCCTCGTCGCGCCTGATCGAGGCGTCCGAGATGCCCGCCGAAGCCGAGCTCGCCCGGCTGCTGGGGGTGCGCGCGGGGGCCAAGGTGCTGCGCCTGCACCGCCTGCGGCTGGCCGACGGCGAGCCGATGGCCATCGAGACCACGCACCTGGCGCTGGGCCGCTTCCGCGGTCTGCGCCGCTACCTGGCACCCGGTGCCTCGCTGTACCAGGTGCTGCGGGAGCGGTTCGGGGTCGAGATGGGCCACGCCGAGGAGACTATTGAGACCGCGCTGGCTTCGCCCGAGGAAGCCGAGCTGCTGGGTGCGGACATCGGCCTGCCGATGCTGCTGCTGTCCCGTCACTCGTTCGACACGGAGGGCAACCCGGTCGAGTGGGTGCGGTCGGTCTACCGGGGCGACCGCTACAAGTTCGTGGCGACGCTGAACCGTCCGGTGGACTAG
- a CDS encoding sugar ABC transporter substrate-binding protein — translation MKGWRGLAVGAAALAVAVAGCGTSTNNGTGNSSEPKTLTVWLMDGSAPTTLTDALNKEFQEANSGVTVKYEVQKWTGIQEKLTTALSSNNPPDVIELGNTQTAKFAAEETLLDLSGDVSNLNGGEWLGGLKDSLTWDGKQYGMPFYAANRTVIYRTDLFQAAGIADTPKSRDEWVAAIEKLKAANAADPEFQALYLPGQSWYALLSFIWDEGGDVAKAQGSAWAGALNTPEAKAGLDFYKKLVDASATKAPKDVDEATPQQFEVFAKGKVAMMIGLPWELGSAVKADATLKDKTAAFPIPSKTSGKTAPVFLGGSNVAIPQGSKNQDLAKGYLKLLSSKKYQDQLAEGGAVPGTSKDTAKLATSPLGKALAASAPNGKVTPTTPAWAAVEAGQNPLKDMLTAYLTGAKSLDAATGDANAALSKTLGG, via the coding sequence GTGAAGGGCTGGAGAGGACTGGCCGTAGGTGCCGCCGCACTCGCGGTGGCCGTGGCTGGATGTGGCACGAGCACCAACAACGGCACTGGGAACTCCAGTGAACCCAAGACGCTGACGGTCTGGTTGATGGACGGCTCCGCGCCGACCACCCTGACCGACGCGCTCAACAAGGAGTTCCAGGAAGCGAACTCCGGCGTCACCGTCAAGTACGAGGTTCAGAAGTGGACCGGCATCCAGGAGAAGCTGACCACCGCTCTGAGCAGCAACAACCCGCCGGACGTCATCGAGCTGGGCAACACCCAGACGGCGAAGTTCGCGGCTGAGGAGACCCTGCTCGACCTGAGCGGCGACGTCTCCAACCTCAACGGCGGCGAGTGGCTCGGCGGTCTGAAGGACTCGCTGACCTGGGACGGCAAGCAGTACGGCATGCCGTTCTACGCCGCGAACCGCACGGTGATCTACCGGACCGACCTGTTCCAGGCCGCCGGCATCGCGGACACCCCCAAGTCCCGGGACGAGTGGGTCGCCGCGATCGAGAAGCTCAAGGCCGCCAACGCGGCGGACCCGGAGTTCCAGGCCCTGTACCTGCCGGGCCAGTCCTGGTACGCCCTGCTCTCGTTCATCTGGGACGAGGGTGGCGACGTCGCCAAGGCGCAGGGCTCCGCGTGGGCCGGTGCGCTGAACACCCCCGAGGCCAAGGCCGGCCTGGACTTCTACAAGAAGCTGGTCGACGCCTCCGCGACCAAGGCGCCCAAGGACGTCGACGAGGCGACGCCGCAGCAGTTCGAGGTGTTCGCCAAGGGCAAGGTCGCCATGATGATCGGCCTGCCGTGGGAGCTGGGCAGCGCGGTCAAGGCCGACGCCACCCTGAAGGACAAGACCGCGGCGTTCCCGATCCCGTCCAAGACCTCGGGCAAGACCGCCCCGGTCTTCCTGGGCGGCTCGAACGTGGCGATCCCGCAGGGCTCGAAGAACCAGGACCTGGCCAAGGGCTACCTGAAGCTGCTGAGCTCCAAGAAGTACCAGGACCAGCTCGCCGAGGGCGGCGCCGTCCCGGGCACCTCGAAGGACACCGCCAAGCTGGCCACCAGCCCGCTGGGCAAGGCGCTCGCCGCGTCCGCCCCGAACGGCAAGGTCACCCCGACCACGCCGGCCTGGGCTGCCGTCGAGGCGGGCCAGAACCCGCTCAAGGACATGCTGACCGCGTACCTGACCGGGGCCAAGTCGCTCGACGCGGCCACCGGTGACGCCAACGCCGCCCTGTCCAAGACCCTGGGCGGATGA
- a CDS encoding dioxygenase family protein translates to MPVLYLGHGAPPLADDERWTGELRSWSATLPRPESILIVSAHWEEQPLTLGATTTVPLTYDFWGFPQRYYDVVYEAPGAPGLAASVTKLVDEPVAQDAARGLDHGAYVPLKEMFPDADIPVLQMSMPTLDPRRLFDVGRKLAPLRDQGVLIVGSGFMTHNLSCVDMRTGPDYRPPEWSAEFDDWAGRALAAKDVDGLLDFQHKAPAAGIAHPRTEHFAPLFVSLGASADQDATTTVDGFWYGLSKRSVQFD, encoded by the coding sequence ATGCCTGTGCTGTACCTGGGCCACGGGGCTCCCCCGCTGGCCGACGACGAACGGTGGACCGGCGAGCTGAGGTCGTGGTCCGCGACGCTCCCGCGGCCGGAGTCGATCCTCATCGTGTCCGCGCACTGGGAGGAACAACCGCTCACCCTGGGCGCGACCACGACCGTGCCGCTGACCTACGACTTCTGGGGCTTCCCGCAGCGGTACTACGACGTCGTCTACGAGGCGCCCGGCGCACCCGGGCTCGCCGCGAGCGTGACGAAGCTGGTGGACGAGCCCGTCGCGCAGGACGCCGCGCGCGGCCTGGACCACGGCGCGTACGTGCCGCTCAAGGAGATGTTCCCGGACGCGGACATCCCGGTCCTGCAGATGTCCATGCCGACCTTGGACCCGCGCCGGCTGTTCGACGTCGGCCGCAAGCTGGCCCCGCTGCGCGACCAGGGCGTGCTGATCGTCGGCAGCGGTTTCATGACGCACAACCTGAGCTGCGTGGACATGCGCACCGGGCCGGACTACCGGCCGCCGGAGTGGTCGGCCGAGTTCGACGACTGGGCCGGGCGGGCGCTGGCCGCCAAGGACGTGGACGGCCTGCTGGACTTCCAGCACAAGGCGCCGGCCGCCGGGATCGCGCACCCGCGCACCGAGCACTTCGCGCCGCTGTTCGTGTCGCTGGGCGCGAGCGCCGACCAGGACGCGACCACCACCGTGGACGGCTTCTGGTACGGGCTGTCCAAGCGGTCGGTCCAGTTCGACTGA
- a CDS encoding MFS transporter: MAMLDSTIVNVALPRIGAELDADVAGLQWILDGYLLSLASLILVAGSLGDRYGRRRVFTFGVVWFGAASLLCGLAPSTELLVLARVLQGVGGALLTPGSLAIIQSAFVRDDRARAIGAWSGLAGVATAVGPLVGGLLVQLWSWRLAFLVNLPVAVLCVWLARRCVPESRDEQLTGRPNVTESVVGALGLAGLTGALVEAPARGADPLVVTAGLVGVAGLVAFVLLQRRGRDPLVPPRLFTDRTFVLANALTFLVYAALGGVMVLMVLQLQVSLGYSPTAAGLASLPITATMLALSARSGRLAQRIGPKLQLVVGPLLVAAGMLLLRRAEPGAGYLDGVLPGVLVFGLGLAAVVAPVTATVLAAAPDRYAGVASGVNNAVARTGSLVAVAVLPAVAGLTGAKYADPAALTDGWQTALLVCAAAAAIGGLLALGTDNDVLRPTKPGRDCHSCGVDAPPARTRA; this comes from the coding sequence ATGGCCATGCTCGACAGCACCATCGTCAACGTCGCGCTGCCCCGGATCGGCGCGGAGCTCGACGCCGACGTGGCCGGGTTGCAGTGGATCCTCGACGGCTACCTGCTGTCGCTGGCCTCGTTGATCCTGGTCGCGGGCTCGCTGGGGGACCGGTACGGCCGCCGCCGGGTGTTCACCTTCGGCGTGGTCTGGTTCGGCGCGGCCTCGCTGCTGTGCGGGCTCGCGCCGAGCACCGAACTGCTCGTGCTCGCGCGGGTGCTCCAGGGGGTCGGCGGCGCGCTGCTCACCCCCGGCTCGCTGGCGATCATCCAGTCCGCCTTCGTGCGGGACGACCGGGCGCGGGCGATCGGCGCGTGGTCGGGGCTGGCGGGCGTCGCCACGGCGGTCGGGCCGCTGGTCGGCGGGCTGCTGGTGCAGCTGTGGTCCTGGCGGCTGGCGTTCCTGGTGAACCTGCCCGTCGCGGTGCTGTGCGTGTGGCTGGCGCGGCGGTGCGTGCCCGAGTCGCGCGACGAGCAGCTCACCGGCCGGCCGAACGTCACCGAGTCAGTTGTCGGAGCTCTGGGCCTGGCCGGGCTGACCGGCGCACTGGTCGAGGCACCCGCCCGCGGGGCCGACCCGCTGGTCGTCACGGCGGGACTGGTCGGGGTCGCCGGGCTGGTCGCGTTCGTGCTGCTCCAGCGCCGGGGCCGGGACCCGCTGGTGCCACCCCGATTGTTCACCGACAGGACCTTTGTGCTGGCCAACGCCCTGACCTTCCTGGTCTACGCGGCCCTGGGCGGGGTCATGGTGCTGATGGTCCTGCAACTGCAGGTGTCCCTCGGCTACTCGCCCACGGCGGCCGGTCTGGCCAGTCTCCCGATCACCGCCACGATGCTCGCGCTGTCCGCCCGCTCGGGTCGGCTGGCCCAGCGGATCGGCCCGAAGCTCCAGCTTGTGGTCGGACCTCTGCTCGTGGCCGCCGGGATGCTGCTGCTTCGGAGAGCCGAACCGGGCGCGGGGTACCTCGACGGGGTGCTGCCGGGGGTCCTGGTGTTCGGCCTCGGCCTGGCGGCCGTGGTCGCCCCGGTGACCGCGACCGTGCTGGCCGCCGCCCCCGACCGCTACGCCGGGGTGGCCTCGGGCGTGAACAACGCCGTCGCGCGGACCGGCAGCCTGGTCGCGGTGGCGGTGCTGCCGGCCGTGGCCGGGCTGACCGGGGCGAAGTACGCGGACCCGGCGGCGTTGACCGACGGGTGGCAGACGGCGCTGCTGGTCTGCGCGGCGGCGGCCGCGATCGGCGGCCTGCTCGCCCTGGGCACCGACAACGACGTCCTGCGCCCGACCAAGCCGGGCCGCGACTGCCACAGCTGCGGCGTGGACGCCCCACCGGCCCGCACCCGCGCCTGA
- a CDS encoding threonine ammonia-lyase, producing the protein MALVTISDIRAAAALIAPVVVRTPLLRFDDRLSLKPENLQPVGAFKIRGAYHALARLPEQQRARGVVAYSSGNHAQAVAFAAREFGVPATIVVPENAPEVKIAATRAWGAEVVLVPMAQRESRAHELAEERGTTLIPPFDHPDVIAGQGTVGLEVVEDAPAVDVVLVPVSGGGLISGVAAAVKALRPAARVVGVEPAFAADAAESLRAGELVRWPAADRERTSADGLRAEPSDLTFAHIQTFVDDIVTVTEEQIADAVRRLAGRARLVVEPSGAVAVAAYLADAERWPQRTVAVVSGGNIDPAAYLRLLSA; encoded by the coding sequence ATGGCACTCGTGACGATCTCCGACATCCGCGCCGCCGCCGCCCTGATCGCCCCCGTGGTGGTGCGCACCCCGCTGCTGCGCTTCGACGACCGGCTCTCGCTCAAGCCGGAGAACCTCCAACCGGTGGGCGCGTTCAAGATCCGGGGCGCCTACCACGCGCTGGCGCGGCTGCCCGAGCAGCAGCGGGCGCGCGGGGTGGTGGCGTACTCCAGCGGGAACCACGCCCAGGCGGTCGCGTTCGCCGCGCGGGAGTTCGGGGTGCCGGCCACGATCGTCGTGCCGGAGAACGCGCCCGAGGTGAAGATCGCGGCCACCCGGGCGTGGGGCGCGGAGGTGGTGCTGGTGCCGATGGCGCAGCGCGAGTCCCGGGCCCACGAGCTGGCCGAGGAGCGCGGGACGACGTTGATCCCGCCGTTCGACCACCCCGACGTGATCGCCGGGCAGGGCACCGTCGGGCTGGAGGTGGTCGAGGACGCGCCGGCGGTGGACGTGGTGCTGGTGCCGGTCAGCGGCGGCGGGCTGATCTCCGGGGTGGCGGCGGCGGTGAAGGCGCTGCGGCCGGCGGCGCGGGTGGTCGGCGTGGAGCCGGCGTTCGCGGCCGACGCGGCGGAGTCGTTGCGGGCCGGGGAGTTGGTGCGCTGGCCGGCGGCCGACCGGGAGCGGACGTCGGCGGACGGGCTGCGCGCGGAGCCGTCGGACTTGACGTTCGCTCACATCCAGACCTTTGTGGACGACATCGTGACGGTGACCGAGGAGCAGATCGCCGACGCGGTGCGCCGGCTGGCGGGCCGGGCGCGGCTGGTGGTGGAGCCCAGCGGGGCCGTCGCGGTGGCGGCGTACCTGGCCGACGCCGAGCGGTGGCCGCAGCGGACCGTGGCGGTGGTGTCGGGCGGCAACATCGACCCGGCCGCCTACCTCCGCCTGCTCTCCGCCTGA
- a CDS encoding S1 family peptidase, with translation MLGDTFAGAWIDGSTGKLTVGVTDSARVDAVRALGADTRLVTFSQRQLNGTKAALDALSAPVSVTGWRVDDASNTVVVEVNRHTRDAAADAFVATAKSVGTAVRVVEVDQSPTPLYDTRGGDAYYIGSSRCSIGFAVTGGFVTAGHCGRTGAATTGSNRVSQGTFRGSSFPGNDYAWVATNSNWTSRPWVNRSGSNVIVKGNSEAAVGAQICRSGSTTGWRCGTVQAKNSTVNYPQGSVSGLTRTNACAEPGDSGGSWVAGTGFGQAQGVTSGGSGNCSSGGTTYFQPLNEILSVYGLRLTTG, from the coding sequence GTGCTCGGTGACACATTCGCGGGCGCGTGGATCGACGGCTCGACCGGCAAGCTGACCGTCGGTGTCACCGACAGTGCCCGGGTCGACGCCGTCCGTGCCCTCGGCGCGGACACCCGGCTCGTGACCTTCTCGCAACGTCAGCTCAACGGCACCAAGGCCGCGTTGGACGCCCTCTCCGCACCGGTGTCCGTGACCGGCTGGCGGGTCGACGACGCGAGCAACACCGTCGTGGTCGAGGTCAACCGGCACACCCGCGACGCGGCGGCCGACGCGTTCGTGGCCACCGCCAAGTCCGTCGGCACGGCGGTCCGCGTGGTCGAGGTCGACCAGTCACCCACTCCGCTCTACGACACCCGCGGCGGCGACGCGTACTACATCGGCAGCAGCCGCTGCTCGATCGGCTTCGCGGTCACCGGCGGCTTCGTGACCGCCGGGCACTGCGGCCGCACCGGTGCCGCCACGACCGGCTCCAACCGGGTGTCCCAGGGCACCTTCCGCGGCTCGTCGTTCCCCGGCAACGACTACGCGTGGGTCGCGACCAACTCCAACTGGACGTCCCGCCCGTGGGTCAACCGCAGCGGCTCCAACGTGATCGTCAAGGGCAACTCCGAGGCGGCCGTCGGCGCGCAGATCTGCCGTTCGGGTTCCACCACCGGCTGGCGCTGCGGCACCGTGCAGGCGAAGAACTCCACGGTGAACTACCCGCAGGGCTCGGTGTCCGGCCTCACCCGCACGAACGCGTGCGCGGAGCCCGGTGACTCGGGCGGCTCGTGGGTGGCGGGCACCGGCTTCGGCCAGGCCCAGGGCGTGACCTCCGGCGGGTCGGGCAACTGCTCGTCCGGCGGCACGACCTACTTCCAGCCCCTCAACGAGATCCTGAGCGTCTACGGCCTGCGGCTCACCACCGGCTGA
- the thiE gene encoding thiamine phosphate synthase — protein MPGLDGTQIRRRLADARLYLCTPTRPDLAEFADAALAGGVDIVQLRDKGLEARQEIAALEVLAEACARHGALLAVNDRADVALAVDADVLHLGQDDLPVPLARRVVGEGVVIGRSTHDVGQARAAADEPGVDYFCTGPCWPTPTKPGRPAPGLDLVRATAGTTDRPWFAIGGIDRARLPEVLAAGADRVVVVRAITEAEDPRAAASWLKIQLQGVQSSG, from the coding sequence GTGCCAGGACTCGACGGAACCCAGATCAGGCGGCGGCTCGCCGACGCGCGGCTGTACCTCTGCACGCCGACCCGTCCGGACCTCGCGGAGTTCGCGGACGCGGCGCTCGCGGGCGGGGTGGACATCGTGCAGTTGCGGGACAAGGGGCTGGAAGCGCGGCAGGAGATCGCGGCGCTGGAGGTGCTGGCCGAGGCGTGCGCCCGGCACGGCGCGCTGCTCGCGGTGAACGACCGGGCGGACGTGGCGCTGGCGGTGGACGCCGACGTGCTGCACCTGGGCCAGGACGACCTGCCGGTGCCGCTCGCCCGCCGGGTGGTCGGCGAGGGCGTGGTGATCGGCCGTTCGACGCACGACGTCGGCCAGGCGCGCGCGGCGGCGGACGAGCCCGGCGTGGACTACTTCTGCACCGGCCCGTGCTGGCCGACGCCGACCAAGCCGGGCCGGCCCGCGCCGGGGCTGGATCTGGTGCGGGCCACCGCCGGGACGACCGACCGCCCGTGGTTCGCGATCGGCGGCATCGACCGGGCCCGGCTGCCGGAGGTCCTCGCGGCCGGCGCGGACCGGGTCGTGGTGGTGCGGGCGATCACCGAGGCGGAGGACCCCCGGGCCGCCGCATCCTGGTTGAAAATTCAACTACAAGGCGTACAGTCGTCGGGGTGA
- a CDS encoding glycoside hydrolase family 3 protein: protein MSLHQLAAAVLLPGFHGTTAPDWLLKRVADGLGGVVLFGRNVVDDAQVTALTAALRGVRPDVVVGIDEEGGDVTRLDAAVGSEVPGNHALGAAGDLGLTRAVAASIGARLARTGVSLNLAPSADLVLTLDDPVIGVRAFGSDPVAAGEQVAAFVDGMQANGVAACAKHFPGHGASTVDSHEALPVLPRTEQELRDVELVPFRAAVQAGVRSVMTGHLVVRGWGPLPATLNPRAVQVLREELGFTGAIITDGLDMKAVGGDLAQGSVQALVAGVDALCLGGEPLDDAGLQWLIDAIVAAVERGELPQARLAEAARRTAALGTPPAAVDGHDPEIGLKAARQALEVTGDLALSGPPVVLDLAVKASIAVGDEVPWGLGPYLVDLVPGTTVLDTRDAAEVAAAAGGRTVVVVTREAHRFPWARDLVRALVTIGLDLVHVETGVPGPDLGTAARVNTHGGSRVCLRAAAERIAAST, encoded by the coding sequence ATGTCGTTGCACCAGCTCGCCGCTGCCGTGCTGCTGCCGGGATTCCACGGCACCACGGCTCCGGACTGGTTGCTCAAGCGGGTGGCCGACGGCCTGGGCGGTGTGGTGCTGTTCGGCCGCAACGTCGTGGACGACGCCCAGGTGACGGCGCTGACGGCGGCGTTGCGCGGGGTGCGGCCGGACGTCGTGGTCGGCATCGACGAGGAGGGCGGCGACGTCACCCGGCTGGACGCCGCGGTCGGGTCCGAGGTCCCGGGCAACCACGCGCTGGGCGCGGCGGGCGACCTGGGGCTGACCCGGGCGGTAGCGGCGTCCATCGGCGCGCGGCTGGCCAGGACCGGGGTGAGCCTGAACCTGGCGCCCTCGGCCGACCTGGTGCTGACCCTGGACGACCCGGTGATCGGCGTGCGGGCCTTCGGGTCCGACCCGGTGGCCGCGGGCGAGCAGGTGGCCGCGTTCGTGGACGGGATGCAGGCCAACGGCGTGGCCGCGTGCGCGAAGCACTTCCCCGGCCACGGTGCGTCCACTGTGGACTCGCACGAGGCGTTGCCGGTGCTGCCGCGCACCGAGCAGGAGCTGCGGGACGTGGAGCTGGTGCCGTTCCGGGCGGCCGTGCAGGCGGGCGTCCGGTCGGTGATGACCGGGCACCTGGTGGTGCGGGGCTGGGGGCCGTTGCCCGCGACGCTGAACCCCAGGGCCGTGCAGGTGCTGCGCGAGGAGCTCGGCTTCACCGGCGCGATCATCACCGACGGGCTGGACATGAAGGCCGTGGGCGGCGACCTCGCCCAGGGCTCGGTCCAGGCGCTGGTGGCGGGCGTCGACGCGCTGTGCCTGGGTGGCGAGCCGCTCGACGACGCCGGGTTGCAGTGGCTGATCGACGCCATCGTGGCGGCCGTGGAACGCGGTGAGCTGCCGCAGGCCCGGCTCGCGGAGGCGGCCCGCCGCACCGCGGCCCTGGGCACGCCGCCCGCCGCAGTCGACGGCCACGACCCGGAGATCGGCCTCAAGGCGGCCCGGCAGGCGCTGGAGGTGACCGGCGACCTGGCGCTGTCCGGCCCGCCGGTGGTGCTGGACCTGGCGGTCAAGGCGTCCATCGCGGTGGGCGACGAGGTGCCGTGGGGCCTGGGCCCGTACCTGGTCGACCTGGTGCCCGGCACGACCGTGCTGGACACCCGGGACGCGGCCGAGGTCGCGGCGGCGGCCGGCGGCCGGACTGTCGTGGTCGTGACACGAGAGGCACATCGCTTCCCGTGGGCTCGCGACCTGGTCCGCGCACTGGTTACTATTGGTCTAGACCTAGTCCACGTCGAGACCGGCGTCCCGGGTCCGGACCTGGGCACCGCTGCCCGCGTGAACACCCATGGCGGTTCACGGGTGTGCCTGCGAGCCGCGGCAGAGCGCATCGCCGCCAGCACCTGA
- a CDS encoding carbohydrate ABC transporter permease, which produces MTAVHTTDAGVPTDKSAPRRAAPGGAKRRQGSSFDRLLPYLLLAPALIGILWLIGWPVLSLFVTSFRKLNLKELTRGEVVWVGLDNYTSILGNPDFWAIAVRTVVFTAVVVGFSVLAGLLIALLMRQLSPVVRIVLQVAMLLAWAMPLLAATTVYQWMFDQQYGILNKTLVKLGFDDFAGFSWFSTGTSTLAVIGLLIVWQAIPFLAFSLYAGAIAIPRDQYEAAGIDGASVWQTFRAVTWPELRPLMLMVTFLSLLWDFKVFAQIWAFKKGGPDGGSTTLPVYQYLEGISKSHFGVAAAVSVVMMLILGLLTFQYLRRLIKQEGAL; this is translated from the coding sequence ATGACGGCGGTTCACACCACCGACGCCGGGGTGCCGACTGACAAGTCGGCACCCCGGCGTGCCGCTCCGGGCGGCGCCAAGCGCCGTCAGGGCAGCAGCTTCGACCGGCTGCTGCCCTACCTGCTGCTGGCCCCCGCGCTGATCGGGATCCTCTGGCTGATCGGCTGGCCGGTCCTGTCGCTGTTCGTGACCAGCTTCCGCAAGCTGAACCTCAAGGAACTGACCCGGGGCGAGGTCGTCTGGGTCGGGCTGGACAACTACACGTCCATCCTGGGCAACCCGGACTTCTGGGCCATCGCCGTGCGCACCGTGGTGTTCACCGCGGTCGTGGTCGGCTTCTCGGTGCTGGCGGGTCTGCTGATCGCGCTGCTGATGCGGCAGCTGTCCCCGGTGGTGCGGATCGTGCTCCAGGTGGCCATGCTGCTGGCGTGGGCGATGCCCCTGCTCGCGGCGACCACCGTCTACCAGTGGATGTTCGACCAGCAGTACGGGATCCTGAACAAGACCCTGGTGAAGCTCGGCTTCGACGACTTCGCCGGGTTCTCCTGGTTCTCCACCGGCACGTCCACGCTGGCCGTGATCGGGCTGCTGATCGTCTGGCAGGCGATCCCGTTCCTGGCGTTCTCGCTGTACGCGGGGGCGATCGCGATTCCGCGCGACCAGTACGAGGCCGCGGGCATCGACGGCGCGTCGGTCTGGCAGACCTTCCGCGCGGTGACCTGGCCCGAGCTGCGCCCGCTGATGCTGATGGTCACCTTCCTGTCCCTGCTGTGGGACTTCAAGGTGTTCGCGCAGATCTGGGCGTTCAAGAAGGGCGGACCGGACGGCGGCAGCACCACGCTGCCGGTCTACCAGTACCTGGAGGGCATCTCCAAGAGCCACTTCGGCGTGGCCGCCGCGGTGTCCGTGGTGATGATGCTGATCCTCGGCCTGCTCACGTTCCAGTACCTGCGCCGGCTGATCAAGCAGGAGGGCGCGCTGTGA
- a CDS encoding carbohydrate ABC transporter permease, with amino-acid sequence MIAKKISVNAAALLIAVFFAFPTYWMVSSALKPTRDLLSTGYDLIPFSVTPANFATAWAKPGFLQSLGNSLMVSLAAVAGAILVGLLAAVAMSRLRFRGRKSFVLLMLVAQLAPFEALLIPMFLMMRDLDLLDKLPSLALIYFAVTLPFCAWTLRGFVNGIPLELEEAAMVDGCGRWGAFRRVTLPLLGPGLVATSVFAFVTAWNEFLFALSLMKDQTKETLPVWLSGFQTNFGTDWGGAMAASALFTLPVLVFFLIVQRKMVGGVTAGAVKG; translated from the coding sequence GTGATCGCCAAGAAGATCTCGGTGAACGCCGCCGCGTTGCTCATCGCGGTGTTCTTCGCCTTCCCGACCTACTGGATGGTGTCCTCGGCGCTCAAGCCGACCAGGGACCTGCTGTCCACCGGCTACGACCTGATCCCGTTCTCGGTGACGCCGGCGAACTTCGCCACGGCGTGGGCCAAGCCCGGGTTCCTCCAGTCGCTGGGCAACAGCCTGATGGTGTCGCTGGCCGCGGTGGCCGGGGCCATCCTCGTCGGTCTGCTCGCCGCCGTGGCCATGTCCCGGCTGCGCTTCCGCGGCCGCAAGAGCTTCGTGCTGCTGATGCTGGTCGCGCAGCTCGCCCCGTTCGAGGCGCTGCTGATCCCGATGTTCCTGATGATGCGGGACCTCGACCTGCTCGACAAGCTGCCGTCGCTGGCGCTGATCTACTTCGCGGTGACGCTGCCGTTCTGCGCGTGGACGTTGCGCGGGTTCGTCAACGGCATCCCGCTGGAGCTGGAAGAGGCGGCGATGGTGGACGGCTGCGGCCGGTGGGGCGCGTTCCGCCGCGTCACGCTGCCGCTGCTCGGCCCGGGTCTGGTCGCCACGTCGGTGTTCGCGTTCGTCACCGCGTGGAACGAGTTCCTGTTCGCGCTGTCGCTGATGAAGGACCAGACCAAGGAGACGCTGCCGGTCTGGCTGTCCGGCTTCCAGACCAACTTCGGCACCGACTGGGGTGGCGCGATGGCCGCTTCGGCGCTGTTCACCCTGCCGGTGCTGGTGTTCTTCCTGATCGTCCAGCGCAAGATGGTCGGCGGCGTCACCGCCGGCGCCGTGAAGGGATAA